In a single window of the Veillonella sp. genome:
- a CDS encoding MFS transporter, whose translation MSELKMPQVGASRSEIVANWQPDNPEFWEKFGKKIAKQNLVISTIALTLSFCVWYLWATIAAQLNGAGFNFTTDQLFTLAALPGLVGATLRFVYTYMPALIGGKNWTFISTLILLVPVVWLGFAVQDTTTSYTTFMILTALIGLAGANFSSSMAYIGNFFPKSEKGTALGINGGVGNLGISVIYFLAPFAMGSAALGSVFGVTPAIIKGNAVYLANAAFMWIVPLVVILALMTRFMDNLPLEKPNPKNLVQIFGNKHTWALTLLYTCSFGAFSGYAAALGLLVGKEFPEVPFASIAFVGPLVAGALRPVGGWLADKINSGTKVTFVSLLGLCVTTALIAVGVDMHNFPFFFAMSVLTFVSCGFATGATFRMIPHVFGNPLLSSLITGFVAAVAAYGAFITPKIFGFVYSTFGNIHPAFAVLLAFNIVTVAVCYWFYVRKSANMNV comes from the coding sequence ATGAGCGAACTAAAAATGCCTCAAGTAGGGGCAAGCCGTAGCGAAATTGTGGCTAATTGGCAACCAGATAATCCAGAATTTTGGGAAAAGTTTGGTAAAAAAATTGCTAAACAAAACTTGGTTATATCCACAATCGCATTAACCCTTTCATTCTGTGTATGGTACTTGTGGGCAACCATTGCAGCGCAACTAAATGGCGCTGGCTTTAACTTTACAACAGATCAATTATTTACCTTAGCTGCATTGCCAGGCCTTGTAGGTGCTACATTACGTTTTGTATATACCTACATGCCAGCCTTAATCGGTGGTAAAAACTGGACATTTATTTCCACACTTATTCTATTAGTTCCTGTTGTATGGCTCGGCTTTGCCGTTCAAGATACAACAACTTCTTATACGACATTCATGATTTTGACTGCCCTTATCGGTTTAGCGGGCGCCAACTTCTCGTCCTCCATGGCGTACATTGGCAACTTCTTCCCTAAATCCGAAAAAGGTACTGCTCTTGGTATCAACGGCGGCGTTGGTAACCTTGGTATTTCTGTAATCTACTTCTTGGCTCCATTCGCTATGGGTTCTGCTGCACTAGGTAGTGTATTTGGTGTAACACCAGCTATCATCAAAGGTAACGCAGTATACCTTGCCAATGCAGCTTTCATGTGGATCGTACCACTCGTTGTTATCCTTGCACTTATGACACGTTTCATGGATAACTTACCACTAGAAAAACCAAATCCTAAAAATCTTGTACAAATCTTTGGGAACAAACACACTTGGGCACTTACATTGCTATACACTTGTTCCTTCGGTGCTTTCTCTGGTTATGCGGCAGCACTTGGCTTATTAGTAGGTAAAGAATTCCCTGAAGTTCCATTTGCTTCTATCGCATTTGTTGGTCCTCTTGTAGCAGGTGCCCTTCGTCCTGTAGGCGGTTGGTTAGCTGATAAGATTAACAGCGGTACAAAAGTTACCTTTGTAAGCCTTCTCGGTCTATGTGTAACAACAGCGCTAATTGCAGTTGGCGTAGATATGCACAACTTCCCATTCTTCTTTGCTATGTCCGTGTTGACCTTCGTAAGCTGTGGTTTCGCAACAGGTGCAACATTCCGTATGATTCCTCACGTATTCGGCAATCCATTGCTTTCCTCTTTAATTACAGGTTTCGTTGCTGCCGTAGCTGCATACGGTGCCTTTATTACACCTAAAATCTTCGGCTTTGTATATTCCACATTTGGTAATATCCATCCAGCCTTTGCTGTACTATTAGCCTTCAACATCGTAACTGTAGCAGTATGCTACTGGTTCTATGTGCGTAAAAGCGCAAACATGAACGTATAA
- a CDS encoding nitrate reductase subunit alpha produces MSLLSQKFKFLRKKNVSPSGHQITEDGGREWENFYRDRWSYDKVVRTTHGVNCTGSCSWNIYVKNGVVAWENQATDYPETPDDMPDYEPRGCPRGATFSWYLYSPLRVKYPYVRGELAELWREAKKNAKNPIEAWKSIVEDPEKAKKYKSARGMGGFVRSTWDEATEITAASLLYTAKTYGPDRNAGFSVIPAMSMLSYAAGARFLNLMGGSPLSFYDWYADLPPSSPQVWGEQTDTPESGDWYNAGYIMTWGSNVPLTRTPDAHFLTEVRYKGTKVVSVSPDYAESTTSSDAWLNVKAGTDAALAMAMGHVILKEYYIDKETPYFKEYAKEFTDMPFLVRVEDINGTVQPGRFLNAKDLGRQEEGADFQMVLIDETTNEIVIPNGTMGERHTNPQKWNLRLENRDTGAKIDPRLSVFDQREDVTVVKLPYFGDEEHEGVIERAIPTITVQTVDGPVKVTTVYDLILANYGIDRGIGGEVATSYTDDTPYTPTWQEKITGVKADIAIATAREFADNAEKTKGRSMIIMGGGINHWYHADVIYRTILNLIMFCGTEGVNGGGWAHYVGQEKLRPIEGWGGIMTANDWSKAPRLQNGTSWFYFATEQYRSDCIDLADRVSKLAKPRYRHPGDYNVLAARLGWLPSYPTFNKGSQDLINDARAAGAGTEAEINQYVAQALKNKELQFCVEDPAAKENHPRNLFVWRANLIGSSSKGHEYFLKHLLGTKNAVLEDDDAPTRPEEIKWREADGAGKLDLLIDIDFRMASTGLYSDIVFPAATWYEKEDLSSTDMHPYVHVFQAAVDCAWETKSDWDTFRTLAETVSRVAKESGFTEYEDIVALPLGHDSPGEVAQPEGKVLDWSKGECEPIPGKTMPNLVHVKRNYSQIFEKFIALGPNIENKMGAHGLAWDVSDEYQTLYAQNGTIDNPEFISHGRPSIYECKEACNAVLTLSSCTNGKLAVRSWKAMEEKTGLSNLEKNAKGREQEKITFDDMVRQPRFIISSVTSTGKNDKNRRYSPFTTSTEDKVPFRTVTGRQSFYCDHEMMRDYGEAMALYKPVLSYKPVQGDYKQEGVPEITLKYLTPHNKWSTHSMYFDSQQMLTLFRGGQTIWLNEDDAAEIGVKDNDWVEAFNKNGVVAARAVVSPRIPRGISYMHHSQDRHINVPGTQVKKDRRGGTHNAPTHIHMKPTHMIGGYGQLSYGFNYYGPTGNQRDMTIVARKLKEVDWLED; encoded by the coding sequence ATGAGCTTGTTGTCTCAAAAGTTTAAGTTTCTTCGCAAGAAGAACGTATCTCCAAGCGGCCATCAAATAACTGAAGATGGCGGTCGCGAGTGGGAAAATTTTTATCGTGACCGTTGGTCTTACGATAAAGTTGTCCGCACAACGCATGGCGTAAACTGTACTGGTTCTTGTAGCTGGAATATCTACGTTAAGAATGGTGTTGTAGCGTGGGAAAATCAGGCTACTGATTACCCTGAAACACCAGATGATATGCCGGATTACGAACCACGTGGGTGCCCTCGTGGTGCAACATTCTCTTGGTATCTCTATAGCCCATTGCGCGTAAAATATCCATATGTGCGCGGCGAATTGGCTGAGCTTTGGAGAGAAGCTAAAAAGAATGCTAAGAACCCAATCGAAGCTTGGAAATCTATCGTAGAAGATCCTGAAAAAGCGAAGAAATACAAATCTGCCCGTGGTATGGGTGGCTTTGTGCGCTCCACATGGGATGAAGCGACAGAAATTACTGCCGCATCCTTATTATATACTGCAAAAACATACGGCCCTGACCGCAACGCAGGCTTCTCTGTAATTCCAGCGATGTCCATGTTGTCCTATGCAGCAGGTGCTCGTTTCCTTAACTTAATGGGTGGTTCACCATTGTCCTTCTATGACTGGTATGCCGATTTACCACCTTCTAGCCCTCAAGTTTGGGGTGAACAAACTGATACTCCTGAATCTGGTGACTGGTACAATGCTGGTTACATCATGACTTGGGGTTCTAACGTACCATTGACTCGTACGCCAGATGCTCACTTCTTAACAGAGGTTCGTTACAAAGGTACTAAAGTAGTATCCGTATCCCCTGACTATGCGGAATCTACAACTTCTTCCGATGCTTGGCTCAATGTAAAAGCCGGTACTGATGCGGCTCTTGCTATGGCAATGGGCCACGTAATCTTAAAAGAATACTACATCGATAAAGAAACTCCATACTTCAAAGAGTATGCTAAAGAGTTCACAGATATGCCATTCCTTGTACGCGTTGAAGACATCAACGGCACAGTTCAACCTGGTCGTTTCTTGAATGCTAAGGACTTGGGTCGCCAAGAGGAAGGCGCAGACTTCCAAATGGTATTGATCGATGAAACAACAAATGAAATCGTTATTCCTAATGGTACAATGGGCGAACGTCATACAAATCCACAAAAATGGAATTTGCGCCTAGAAAACCGCGATACAGGGGCTAAAATCGATCCTCGCTTATCCGTGTTTGATCAACGTGAAGACGTGACTGTTGTTAAGTTGCCATACTTTGGCGATGAAGAGCACGAAGGTGTTATTGAACGTGCTATTCCAACTATTACAGTACAAACTGTAGATGGTCCTGTAAAAGTAACTACCGTATATGACCTTATTCTTGCTAACTATGGTATCGATCGTGGTATCGGTGGTGAAGTGGCAACATCTTATACAGATGACACTCCTTACACACCTACATGGCAAGAAAAAATTACTGGCGTAAAAGCAGATATCGCTATTGCTACAGCTCGTGAGTTTGCAGATAATGCAGAAAAAACTAAAGGTCGTTCCATGATTATCATGGGCGGTGGTATCAACCACTGGTACCATGCTGACGTGATTTACCGTACAATCTTGAACCTTATCATGTTCTGTGGTACAGAAGGTGTTAACGGTGGTGGCTGGGCTCACTACGTAGGTCAAGAAAAACTTCGTCCTATTGAAGGTTGGGGCGGTATCATGACAGCTAACGACTGGAGTAAAGCTCCTCGTTTGCAAAATGGTACATCCTGGTTCTACTTTGCTACAGAACAATATCGTTCTGATTGCATCGACTTGGCAGACCGCGTATCTAAATTAGCTAAGCCTCGTTACCGTCACCCTGGTGACTACAACGTATTGGCTGCACGTTTAGGTTGGTTGCCATCTTACCCTACTTTCAATAAAGGCAGCCAAGACTTGATTAACGATGCTCGTGCAGCTGGTGCTGGTACAGAAGCAGAAATTAATCAATATGTGGCGCAAGCGTTGAAAAATAAAGAATTACAATTCTGCGTAGAAGATCCTGCGGCTAAAGAAAATCACCCACGCAACTTGTTCGTATGGCGTGCGAACCTTATCGGTTCCTCTTCTAAAGGCCATGAATACTTCTTGAAACATCTATTAGGTACTAAAAATGCGGTATTAGAAGATGACGATGCACCTACACGTCCAGAAGAAATAAAATGGCGTGAAGCTGATGGGGCAGGTAAACTTGACCTTCTCATCGACATCGACTTCCGTATGGCTTCTACAGGCTTGTACTCTGATATCGTATTCCCTGCAGCTACATGGTATGAAAAAGAAGACTTGTCTTCTACAGATATGCATCCATATGTACACGTGTTCCAAGCTGCTGTTGATTGCGCATGGGAAACTAAATCTGACTGGGATACATTCCGTACCCTTGCAGAAACAGTATCTCGCGTAGCAAAAGAGTCTGGCTTCACAGAATACGAAGATATCGTAGCATTGCCTCTTGGTCATGACAGCCCAGGTGAAGTGGCTCAACCAGAAGGTAAGGTTCTCGACTGGAGCAAAGGCGAATGTGAACCAATTCCTGGTAAAACAATGCCTAACCTCGTTCATGTAAAACGCAACTATAGCCAAATCTTTGAAAAATTCATTGCTTTGGGACCTAACATCGAAAACAAAATGGGGGCTCATGGCTTGGCTTGGGATGTATCTGATGAATATCAAACATTGTACGCACAAAATGGTACAATCGATAATCCAGAATTCATTTCTCATGGTCGTCCAAGCATTTACGAATGTAAAGAAGCTTGTAATGCTGTATTGACATTGTCTTCTTGTACAAATGGTAAATTGGCTGTTCGTTCTTGGAAGGCAATGGAAGAAAAAACTGGTCTTTCTAATCTTGAAAAGAACGCAAAAGGTCGTGAACAAGAAAAAATTACCTTTGATGACATGGTTCGCCAACCACGCTTCATCATTAGCTCTGTAACAAGTACTGGTAAAAACGATAAAAACCGTCGTTATTCCCCGTTCACAACATCTACAGAAGATAAAGTACCATTCCGTACCGTAACAGGTCGTCAATCCTTCTATTGTGATCATGAAATGATGCGCGATTACGGTGAAGCTATGGCGTTGTACAAACCTGTATTGTCCTATAAACCGGTACAAGGTGACTACAAACAAGAAGGTGTTCCAGAAATTACATTGAAATACTTAACACCACATAATAAGTGGTCTACTCATAGTATGTATTTCGATAGCCAACAAATGTTGACATTGTTCCGTGGTGGTCAAACTATTTGGCTCAACGAAGATGATGCAGCAGAAATTGGCGTTAAAGATAATGACTGGGTAGAAGCTTTCAATAAAAATGGTGTAGTTGCAGCTCGTGCAGTTGTATCTCCACGTATTCCTCGTGGCATTTCCTATATGCATCACTCTCAAGATCGTCACATCAACGTTCCTGGCACGCAAGTTAAGAAAGACCGTCGCGGTGGTACACACAACGCACCAACTCATATTCACATGAAACCGACACACATGATTGGCGGTTATGGTCAATTGAGCTATGGCTTTAACTACTATGGCCCAACTGGTAACCAACGTGATATGACAATTGTGGCTCGTAAGTTGAAGGAGGTGGATTGGCTTGAAGATTAA
- the narJ gene encoding nitrate reductase molybdenum cofactor assembly chaperone: MKDAQKIALIASFLLRYPDEQWYNELPEWREDAQSVEHPQLRQGLLEFFDYVEDSDKKEFEDQYVRTFDFSQNTTMYLSTYELQGTGEQAEELVKFKAFFLENDYDLPKEMPDYIPALLELCAVIDEDKSKEIYDYCKPKLEYIRERFIEAKLPYAFLFDIILSVANGLEDGAR, encoded by the coding sequence ATGAAGGATGCTCAGAAAATCGCTCTTATTGCGTCATTTCTTCTACGCTATCCTGATGAACAATGGTATAACGAATTACCTGAATGGAGAGAGGACGCCCAATCCGTTGAGCATCCTCAACTTCGTCAAGGTTTGTTAGAATTCTTCGACTATGTAGAGGACTCCGATAAAAAAGAATTCGAAGACCAATATGTTCGTACCTTTGATTTCAGTCAAAATACAACAATGTATTTATCCACTTATGAGTTACAAGGTACAGGGGAGCAAGCGGAAGAGCTCGTAAAATTTAAAGCTTTCTTCCTCGAAAACGACTATGATTTACCAAAAGAAATGCCTGATTATATTCCAGCACTTCTTGAACTCTGTGCCGTTATCGATGAAGATAAATCAAAAGAAATTTACGACTATTGTAAGCCAAAATTGGAATACATTAGAGAACGCTTCATTGAGGCTAAACTGCCTTATGCATTCTTGTTTGATATTATCTTGTCTGTTGCAAATGGATTGGAGGACGGTGCACGATGA
- the narH gene encoding nitrate reductase subunit beta, producing the protein MKIKAQVSMVLNLDKCLGCHTCSITCKNTWTNREGAEYMYFNNVETRPGVGYPRNWEDQEKWKGGWTLDNSGKLALSTGSKTNRLMKLFFHPEQPELKDYFEPWTYDYETLIHGGRKNNQPVARPRSLVTKQKMEVTWGPNWDDDLAGGQHARSDVNLAKMGEDIVFDYEEVFMRYLPRLCNHCLNPACVAACPSGAIYKRDEDGVVLVSQDVCRGWRHCVPSCPYKKIFYNWETNKAEKCVFCYPRLENGLPQICAETCVGRMRYVGVVFYDMDKVEEMAATKNEQDIYENTVELILDPHDPEVIKAARAEGISEAWIKAAQKSPVYKLVKEWGVALPLHPEYRTLPMVWYVPPLSPILQRVTSDVYLPDAHEMRVPVQYLANLFTAGNTEILARTLQRVLDMREYMRRRETGDGPIEHKVDLTEDQMYAMYKLLALSKYNDRFVIPSDVKVSREGRLEMQHNRGFACPTGGCQ; encoded by the coding sequence TTGAAGATTAAAGCTCAAGTATCCATGGTCCTAAATTTGGATAAGTGTTTAGGCTGTCATACATGTTCTATCACTTGTAAAAATACATGGACGAACCGCGAAGGCGCGGAATATATGTACTTTAATAACGTGGAAACTCGCCCAGGTGTAGGCTATCCACGTAATTGGGAAGACCAAGAAAAATGGAAGGGCGGCTGGACGCTAGATAACTCCGGTAAATTAGCTCTTTCTACAGGTTCTAAAACAAATCGTTTGATGAAATTATTCTTCCATCCTGAACAACCAGAGTTGAAGGATTATTTCGAACCTTGGACTTACGACTATGAAACATTGATTCATGGCGGTCGTAAAAATAACCAACCAGTTGCTCGTCCTCGCTCTCTTGTAACGAAACAAAAAATGGAAGTTACTTGGGGTCCTAACTGGGATGATGATTTGGCTGGTGGTCAACATGCTCGTTCCGATGTGAACTTGGCTAAGATGGGCGAAGATATCGTATTTGATTACGAAGAAGTATTTATGCGTTATTTGCCTCGTCTTTGTAACCACTGCTTGAACCCTGCGTGCGTAGCTGCATGTCCATCTGGCGCCATCTACAAACGCGATGAAGATGGGGTGGTTCTTGTATCTCAAGACGTATGCCGCGGTTGGAGACATTGTGTTCCATCTTGCCCATACAAAAAAATCTTCTATAACTGGGAAACTAATAAAGCTGAAAAATGTGTGTTCTGTTACCCACGTTTGGAAAATGGCTTGCCTCAAATCTGTGCTGAAACATGCGTAGGTCGTATGCGCTACGTAGGCGTTGTATTCTACGACATGGACAAAGTCGAAGAAATGGCAGCTACAAAAAATGAACAAGATATTTACGAAAATACAGTAGAATTAATCTTGGATCCTCATGATCCAGAGGTTATCAAAGCAGCTCGTGCAGAAGGAATCTCCGAAGCATGGATTAAAGCAGCTCAAAAATCTCCTGTATACAAACTTGTAAAAGAATGGGGCGTGGCGTTGCCATTGCATCCTGAGTACCGTACATTGCCAATGGTTTGGTATGTGCCACCACTCAGCCCAATCTTGCAACGTGTAACATCTGATGTATACTTGCCAGATGCACACGAAATGCGCGTGCCTGTACAGTACTTAGCTAATCTGTTTACAGCAGGTAATACAGAAATCTTAGCTCGTACATTGCAACGTGTTCTCGACATGCGTGAATACATGCGCCGTCGTGAAACAGGTGATGGCCCTATCGAACACAAAGTTGATTTAACAGAAGATCAAATGTACGCTATGTACAAATTGTTGGCATTGTCCAAATACAATGATCGCTTTGTTATCCCATCTGATGTTAAAGTATCTCGCGAAGGTCGCCTAGAAATGCAACATAATCGCGGCTTTGCTTGCCCTACAGGGGGATGTCAATAA
- the hemQ gene encoding hydrogen peroxide-dependent heme synthase has translation MGKAIPTVEGWHSQHMVFAMDFSAWNCFTAEEKAEARNELKVFLADLEAKHQAKEGSYAFYDCNGAKGDLILWILGPSLEYLAQVERKFRRLAIASVLVQTYSYTSVTEVSAYVKAKLDTEEVNQKLYPHVPRDKYICFYNMSKKREGDDNWFMLPPQERGMLMKSHGELGKTYLDVLSEFTTGGCGLDDWEWGITIFSNDDIQFKKIVYDMRFEIASAKYGIFSDFYVGTIIDDALLEEIFG, from the coding sequence ATGGGGAAAGCAATCCCTACAGTAGAAGGTTGGCATAGCCAACACATGGTATTTGCCATGGACTTTAGCGCATGGAACTGCTTTACAGCTGAAGAAAAAGCGGAAGCGCGCAACGAATTAAAAGTATTTTTAGCGGATCTTGAGGCTAAACATCAAGCTAAAGAAGGTAGCTATGCATTCTATGATTGCAATGGCGCAAAAGGGGATTTAATCCTATGGATCCTTGGTCCATCCCTTGAATACTTGGCACAAGTAGAACGCAAATTCCGTCGCCTCGCTATTGCAAGCGTATTAGTTCAAACATATTCCTATACATCTGTAACAGAAGTCAGTGCTTACGTTAAAGCTAAACTCGATACAGAAGAAGTCAACCAAAAACTGTACCCTCATGTACCTCGCGATAAATACATCTGCTTCTATAACATGAGCAAAAAACGTGAAGGTGATGACAACTGGTTCATGCTACCACCACAAGAACGCGGCATGTTGATGAAATCTCACGGCGAGCTTGGTAAAACATATTTAGACGTTCTATCTGAATTTACAACAGGTGGCTGTGGACTAGACGACTGGGAATGGGGTATTACTATCTTCAGTAACGACGACATCCAATTCAAAAAAATCGTATACGATATGCGCTTTGAAATCGCCAGTGCAAAATACGGCATCTTTAGCGACTTCTACGTTGGTACCATCATCGACGATGCATTACTAGAAGAAATCTTTGGATAA
- a CDS encoding Crp/Fnr family transcriptional regulator, producing the protein MDENLINQLLALPGEELHLKKGDFLFHEGDKAEHFYVVLKGRMSIKKFESSGHIFALRLVGPNNVIGEVPLYEENTRTYVFNAIAREDCSVYSIRYDVLESAIAKDHSLAIAMMQIYTLHMRRQQAKYRDLLLYGKKGAFYSTLLRLANSYGVEREDGIFIDIALTNQELAEFAATSRESLNRMLSELRKLGYVAYDKHHLVICDFDALIGLLDLEVDNIDPNISNIE; encoded by the coding sequence ATGGATGAAAATTTAATTAACCAATTACTTGCTTTGCCGGGCGAGGAACTCCATCTTAAAAAAGGTGATTTTCTCTTCCACGAGGGGGACAAGGCAGAACACTTTTACGTAGTGTTAAAAGGTAGAATGAGCATTAAGAAATTCGAGTCTAGTGGGCACATTTTTGCGTTGCGTCTAGTAGGTCCGAATAATGTAATTGGTGAGGTTCCGTTGTATGAGGAGAACACAAGAACGTATGTGTTCAACGCCATCGCTCGGGAGGATTGCTCTGTTTATTCCATTCGCTATGATGTGTTAGAGTCAGCTATTGCAAAAGATCATTCATTGGCTATTGCGATGATGCAAATCTACACATTACATATGCGGCGTCAACAGGCAAAATACCGAGACTTGCTACTATATGGCAAGAAGGGAGCATTTTATTCTACCTTGTTGCGCTTAGCCAATAGTTATGGTGTAGAGCGCGAGGATGGTATCTTTATCGATATCGCCCTAACAAATCAAGAGTTGGCTGAATTTGCTGCCACATCAAGAGAAAGTTTAAATCGCATGCTAAGTGAGTTGCGTAAGTTGGGCTATGTAGCCTATGACAAACACCATCTAGTAATCTGTGATTTTGATGCTTTAATCGGATTGCTTGATTTAGAGGTTGATAATATAGACCCTAATATTAGTAATATCGAATAA
- the hemG gene encoding protoporphyrinogen oxidase has protein sequence MNVTIVGGGLTGLTAAYYLGRAKPDWTITLYEQAPRFGGKIQTQRVDDFVVELGPDSYLGRKTEMTDLVYDLGLGDTLVSNETGQAFVYDKGSIHPIPGGSIMGIPTEMMPFVKATLISWPGKLRASLDYFKKPYQLDKNGDVSIGHFFKYHLGQEMMDKLIEPLLAGIYGGDIYKISLLSTFPHFIQVEQKYGNMVKGMMAAKMGHSKAGVTKAAKGAVAEGDVPRAGKGTMTDRQFESHEAKATKAHADMASRKGTAAQSGMFRQLTGGLESVITAIVEAMPSNVSLHTSALVSDIRYTDGQYALDVVKQDSEDCNCNGQLASHENSNVELGLDMRTSSDDVTANADHVIICTPPATYNQWFKDDTGFDFLRSMEQSSCAIAIMAFDKSTFDGELKGSGLLITRNTDTPLTACTILNQKWPQTTPDDKIVLRVFIGKPGNDVVEHLNDEELSELAVKEIQRIMSFSTQPEWVRINRLIHCMPQYNVGHRAGITAVRKHVAENYPNLHLIGTPFDGIGIPDGVKQAKELIQSIVGSNEN, from the coding sequence GTGAATGTAACAATAGTGGGCGGTGGCTTAACTGGATTGACAGCGGCTTATTATTTAGGCCGTGCAAAGCCGGACTGGACCATCACTCTTTATGAACAAGCACCACGATTTGGTGGGAAAATACAAACACAACGCGTCGATGACTTCGTGGTTGAGCTGGGACCTGATTCTTACTTAGGCCGTAAAACGGAAATGACGGATCTCGTCTATGATCTCGGATTAGGGGACACCCTTGTATCGAATGAAACAGGGCAAGCCTTTGTGTATGACAAGGGTTCCATACATCCTATTCCAGGTGGTTCTATCATGGGGATTCCAACGGAAATGATGCCTTTTGTGAAAGCAACGCTCATTTCGTGGCCTGGGAAATTGCGCGCTAGCTTAGATTACTTTAAAAAGCCTTATCAGCTCGATAAAAATGGTGATGTATCCATTGGTCACTTCTTTAAATACCATTTGGGACAAGAAATGATGGATAAGCTCATCGAACCATTATTAGCTGGTATCTATGGTGGCGATATCTATAAAATCAGTTTATTGTCTACGTTCCCTCATTTTATTCAAGTAGAACAAAAATATGGGAATATGGTAAAAGGTATGATGGCTGCTAAGATGGGCCACTCCAAAGCGGGGGTTACTAAAGCGGCTAAAGGTGCTGTTGCTGAAGGTGACGTACCGCGTGCTGGTAAAGGGACTATGACAGACCGTCAATTTGAAAGTCATGAAGCGAAGGCCACTAAGGCACATGCGGATATGGCAAGTCGCAAGGGCACTGCTGCTCAATCTGGCATGTTCCGTCAATTGACAGGTGGTCTTGAAAGCGTTATTACGGCCATCGTTGAAGCAATGCCTAGCAATGTATCACTACATACCAGTGCATTAGTCTCTGATATTCGCTACACCGATGGTCAATATGCATTAGACGTCGTAAAACAAGATTCCGAGGACTGTAACTGTAACGGTCAATTAGCAAGTCATGAAAATTCCAATGTAGAATTAGGCCTTGATATGAGAACTAGTAGTGATGACGTTACTGCTAATGCAGATCACGTGATCATCTGCACACCGCCGGCAACGTATAATCAGTGGTTTAAAGATGATACTGGTTTTGATTTCTTGCGCTCCATGGAACAGTCTAGTTGCGCTATTGCCATCATGGCCTTTGATAAAAGTACCTTCGATGGTGAATTAAAAGGCTCTGGCCTGTTGATTACACGCAACACAGATACACCGCTCACGGCATGTACAATCCTTAATCAAAAGTGGCCACAAACAACGCCTGACGATAAGATTGTATTGCGCGTCTTTATCGGTAAACCTGGCAATGATGTAGTAGAACATCTCAATGATGAGGAACTTTCAGAATTAGCAGTGAAAGAAATTCAACGCATTATGAGTTTCTCTACGCAACCTGAATGGGTTCGTATCAATCGTCTCATCCACTGCATGCCGCAATATAATGTGGGCCATCGGGCAGGTATTACAGCTGTGCGTAAACATGTAGCCGAGAATTATCCAAACTTACACCTTATTGGCACTCCATTTGATGGAATTGGTATTCCTGATGGTGTGAAACAGGCGAAAGAACTCATACAGTCTATTGTAGGCAGTAATGAAAACTAA